GATGGCGAGCGTATTATGACAAACGGGTTGCTTGGAAAAAAGCTGGGAATGACGCAGATCTATGACGCGGAAGGGCGGCTGATTCCGGTCACGGTGATCGAAGCTGGGCCCTGTCGAGTCTCGGCGGTGCGGACGCGCGACCAGCAAGGGTATGAAGCCGTCCAATTGACGTTCGAGGAGGTTCCGGAGCGGAAGCTCACGAAAGCCGAGTTGGGGCATCTCAAGAAGCAGCAGATCCCGGCTTCCCGCCATTTGCGGGAATTCAAGAAGCTCGGCGACGCTCAGGTTGGCCAAATACTCAAGGCAGACCTATTCCAGAAGGGCGAGTGGGTTGATGTGGAAGGAATTTCGAAGGGCAAGGGATTTCAAGGCGTGATGAAGCGCCACAATTAT
This Nitrospirota bacterium DNA region includes the following protein-coding sequences:
- a CDS encoding 50S ribosomal protein L3, translating into MTNGLLGKKLGMTQIYDAEGRLIPVTVIEAGPCRVSAVRTRDQQGYEAVQLTFEEVPERKLTKAELGHLKKQQIPASRHLREFKKLGDAQVGQILKADLFQKGEWVDVEGISKGKGFQGVMKRHNYRGGPETHGSMFHRAPGSIGSSSYPSRVWKGKTLPGHMGSERVTIQRLKVIEARPDENLLFVSGAVPGATGGILTVRKSKKG